From the Candidatus Woesearchaeota archaeon genome, the window TTTATGCAATTGCAAGTTTTATCATCTCATGGATCATCGGTAGATTCATTTTCAAGAAAGATCAATGGAAGATGTTCAGAACGAAAGGATATGGCATTTTTGTAAAAATACTCAGTGCTCTTGCATTGCTACTCTCTCTTCTTTCACTCATTATGTTTACTGGAGCAATTCTCACATACCTATCCGCAGATTCAAAGATTATTGGGATTTTGTTATTTCCAATCATGCTAGGAGTTATTGGTCTTTACGGATTAGTACGCGGCTAAGATAAGGTTAAGAAAGACTTACTTTGAATACGTTCCCTTCAACTTCAACTACGTCGCCGTCTCTTAACTTCTTCTTGTTTCTTGTTTCCACTACGCCATTTACTTTAACGGCTCCTGATCTTATGAGCAGTTTTGCTTGACCTCCCGTTGTAGCAAGACCTTTGCTTTTGAGAAATGCGTTGAGTTCGATGTATTCTTTTACTTGTTGAGAGGTTCTTTGCTCCTGTTGCAATCCTCTCTTTTGAACGGAGGTTTCTTGCGCGTTTTGTTGTTCTTGGTGATTAGTTCTTACTTTTTTAGATGCTTGGTGTATATGGTTCATTTGATTTGATTCCTGTCGAGATGGATACGTATCACGTGTTACGTCTGGGACTAATAAATGTTTTTCTCCGGAAGAGCACAGAAAATTTAATCTGCATCTATGCGTTCTTGTACCCTTTCACCTGTTTCTAGGTTGTATCCGAGAATGTGAATGTAAGGAATTTGGGGTATTACTCCTCCCGTATGTTTCACGTAAATAATTTTCTCAAGTCTTGCTTCAACAGTTCCTTGTGCTGTGTTGAGTGTTGTTTTCGCGTCCACATCGCAACGATCTGTTTTCTTTTGAAGACCTGCTTTTTCAAGTAAATCATTTGCAGGCTCACCCGTAAGTGTAAATGGACCATCAGTACTCTTAGAGCTATAAACAGTAATTGTGCGGTCTTTGAATGCAGCTCCTACGAGTCTGAATTGTATTTGATAAGGATCGTTATCGACTCGTTTCACCCATTGTAGTCCATACGCCCTATTTTTTTCTAGTACGCTCAGCGTTTTGCAATCATATCCTTTGTAGGGATCATATGAGTGCCAGATGGGTGCTGTATCTCCTTTTTCAAGGTGACTACACCAAATAATGCGTATGTTTTCTTCAAGAGTGCAGTTTTGAGAAAGGGTGACGTAGAAGTCCACCGTTCGGTACGAGACGACTTCTGTTTCTGCAAGAGGACCTCGCTCATTCTGTTCAATTCCTCGATATTTTGCAGAATGCCAAAAAGGAACTTCTTGGGGTTTTACTTCTGTTGGTTTTCCGCCACATGCCTGTGTAAGGATTGCTAACAGAACCCCTAACGTTTTCACTGTCTTCACGGTCTTCACTGCATGAAATGCTAAAAAGAAGGACTATATAAAATTGCTGTTAGGATGAGTGATCTGGGATTACTACCAAGAGCATCCTAAAAAAAAGTATTTTTTCTCACCAGTATTTTTAAGAAGGCTGTTCTTTCATTGCAAGTATCATGGCAGAAGTGATTGATTTGCAGCGATTACGCGACTTTGAGCTTGAACTTCAAGAGCTGCGCGAGGCTCAGTCCCATCTTCCTTCAAAGAAGGATATTCTTAAGAGGGGGGCGCATCATAATTATTTGCTTACCATGGTGGCAGAGTTTCTCGTGCAGGGAGGAATACCAAGAGAATCAGAATCAACTATTGAGCGCTTTTGTGAGCGCTACTTACGCATAGAAGACTCAAGAGAACTAATCACCCTTCAGGACTTACTCGCAGGATATGAGTTTGACGATCTTAGCGGTCTTGATGAGGGGGAAAAAAGATTTGTTTTTGATTTTCTCGGACAGGGCATTGCCACACACTATGCACTCCTAAAGCACACCACACACCAAGGATGTGAAGAGACAATTTCTTATCCTGTTACTCAGGTAGGTGAGCGTATCAGCGAGTTCTTGCGCTACGCGTATGATTTTGATCCGCATCTTCTGGAATGTCGATATGCTTGGCTTGAAGAACTTGCACGAACCCCAAGCAAATACGCGCAGGGTTTTGTTTCGTGGATTACGTATGTTGGGCATACGGGGGAGAGACTCTTGTATGTGGATCTTGCGCAAGAACATTTAACACTTGCAAAACAGGCAATTGAATACGGGGATAGAGAGGAAGCGCACAACTATTTAGGTCCTTTTTGGGACGTGCTTGCCAAGAGCGAGGTGCCTGAATAAATGACACACGCAAAAATATACCAGTTTGAACAAGGAGTTGGTTACGCTGAAAACACCCTTCAAGCAATTGCTGAACACCTTGAAGATGCTCTTGAAACCATGTGCAGACAAGAAGGAATTGTTGCAGGTGTGGGAGATATCCTCACAGAACTTATGTATAAATCAGAGGAAAGCATTGACTACCTTAATCAAATACTTGCAAGATATGCTCAAAGAGACTGTGCGTTTAGACTCGCCCAGCCTTCTCACGTTGTGTTTCGCAACGATCTTTACAACGCCGTAGCAGAGCAAGTACTGTTTTATTATTTACATGAATATTCTCCTCAACAAAGCCCGCTTGCTAACGATATTCTTGATGCGGCTACGACGTCTTTGCAGAGAATTTATCCTGACAAGCAACAACTTCGAAGACACTACTCAGCATTTTCTTGCTCTCAGGAGCAAAAAAGAACGCGAGGTGCTACGATTTGGTGGTTGGACCAGCTCACAGCGCGATCTTCAACGTGGTGGTCATTTCAACAAGCAGTTAAACGTTTTATAGATGCTAAGATCTCCCTACAAGACGTTGATTTTACTAGGTTTAATTCTGCATTTAGACTTCTTGAGGAGAGTTGGATTCAATTGCCTTGATAGCTTCTTGTTAGTGTATTGAAAAACTTTGATCCCGCGTATGCGAAAAGAGTGGCAAAGATAATTACTAACCAATGCACTCCTGCAAGAGGTGTTGTTTCAAAATATGCTTGTAGTGGAGAGTACAACACCGCTACTTGCAATAAGAGACTTAAGAGCACCGCGTAAAGGAGGTACTTGTTTGAAAGTGGTGATTCATTGAACTCTT encodes:
- a CDS encoding RNA-binding S4 domain-containing protein, giving the protein MNHIHQASKKVRTNHQEQQNAQETSVQKRGLQQEQRTSQQVKEYIELNAFLKSKGLATTGGQAKLLIRSGAVKVNGVVETRNKKKLRDGDVVEVEGNVFKVSLS